The following proteins are encoded in a genomic region of Musa acuminata AAA Group cultivar baxijiao chromosome BXJ2-11, Cavendish_Baxijiao_AAA, whole genome shotgun sequence:
- the LOC135627088 gene encoding uncharacterized protein LOC135627088 — translation MSSSSLPDEVVKNRWLGFLIWQSITSAVIHLSSSLLLHRLGRGSSSSAAATLFAFLAFHLSLLLLSLAIFLLSTPHPDPSASLPDLAAATLRASLKSLVGGFSRPSFTADFAHRARRSLASGVFLLVCGVAGFLSVVAVCGNAEVVDGASLVGVGLRGLVFGLVYGLHYVYRRRWILKFPIIQRPFFYSFKIGLSQSLKRALKLSVQAYVSSVILIFFLPDQLKNKNMIGKFIIQQLRFYIGILTVSICWELSHHLLQDVHTRRCIFAPPQGSAAAETNPSEILLETLEQSSPRSLIQYLAYLDLCLVTESNAEPWRRAAFFEETGETYQRTINVCLRPIEQLASGLAEGLEGFSINRSDLLSKQLNSPVDIQVDSRLHEALNDFQICSWCARALGALTARSHLEDRYGVAQLTGCNKAVVSTLLSCLLAVEACVGKKTSVQLAHMLGPANIRWATVNTGKRDAVPALTTKKRGAALHAKAYAMADVLKTSIYQVVSAFQTDMQANAKASVLEKNWIAEGKPIYGTREILIQKLHHFLDYRAV, via the exons ATGTCTTCTTCGTCGCTTCCCGACGAAGTCGTCAAGAACCGGTGGCTCGGGTTTCTGATCTGGCAGTCCATCACGTCTGCCGTCATccacctctcctcctccctcctcctccaccgcctcggccgcggctcctcctcctccgccgccgcgacTCTCTTTGCTTTCCTCGCCTtccacctctccctcctcctcctctccctcgccATCTTTCTTCTCTCCACTCCCCATCCCGACCCCTCCGCCTCCCTCCCCGAccttgccgccgccaccctacgcgCTTCTCTCAAGTCCCTCGTCGGCGGCTTCTCCCGTCCATCCTTCACCGCCGACTTCGCCCACCGGGCCCGGCGCTCGCTCGCTTCCGGTGTTTTCCTGTTGGTTTGTGGCGTTGCGGGATTCCTCTCGGTGGTGGCCGTGTGCGGGAATGCTGAGGTGGTGGACGGGGCTAGCCTGGTTGGCGTGGGGTTGAGAGGGTTGGTTTTTGGGCTGGTTTATGGTCTCCATTATGTTTACAGGAGGAGGTGGATCCTAAAATTTCCGATCATTCAG CGTCCTTTTTTCTACAGCTTCAAGATTGGTCTGTCTCAATCATTGAAAAGAGCTCTTAAGTTATCAGTTCAGGCTTATGTCTCTTCGGTCATACTAATTTTCTTTTTGCCTGATCAATTAAAGAAcaagaatatgattggaaaatTCATTATTCAACAGCTCAGATTTTACATTGGGATACTTACTGTTTCTATCTGCTGGGAACTAAGCCATCATCTACTTCAG GATGTACATACTAGGAGGTGCATTTTTGCACCACCACAGGGATCAGCTGCAGCAGAAACAAATCCTAGTGAAATTCTGCTAGAGACTTTGGAACAAAGCAGTCCAAGATCCCTCATACAGTATCTTGCATATCTTGATCTGTGTCTTGTTACAGAGAGCAATGCAGAACCTTGGCGTCGAGCTGCCTTTTTTGAAGAAACTGGTGAAACTTACCAAAGAACTATAAATGTATGCTTAAGGCCTATCGAGCAGCTTGCCTCTGGGCTTGCTGAAGGTCTTGAAGGTTTTTCCATAAATAGATCTGATCTCTTGTCCAAGCAATTAAATTCACCTGTAGACATTCAAGTGGACTCCAGGCTTCATGAAGCTCTCAATGATTTTCAG ATTTGCTCGTGGTGTGCAAGAGCTCTGGGAGCATTGACGGCACGGTCTCACCTAGAGGATAGGTATGGAGTTGCTCAACTTACTGGCTGCAACAAAGCAGTCGTTTCGACATTGTTATCTTGCCTGCTGGCTGTGGAGGCTTGTGTGGGTAAAAAAACCAGCGTACAGCTGGCACACATGCTGGGCCCTGCCAACATCAGATGGGCGACAGTCAACACTGGGAAAAGAGACGCTGTGCCTGCACTGACTACCAAAAAAAGAGGCGCCGCACTGCATGCTAAAGCTTATGCCATGGCTGATGTTCTCAAAACATCCATATACCAAGTCGTGTCTGCTTTCCAAACGGATATGCAGGCAAATGCAAAAGCTTCGGTCTTGGAGAAGAATTGGATTGCCGAGGGAAAACCTATCTATGGTACACGTGAGATCCTTATACAAAAGTTGCATCACTTTTTGGATTATCGCGCCGTCTGA
- the LOC103972113 gene encoding protein SET DOMAIN GROUP 40 — translation MGEAAEEGGGRGDEGMAALLKWAAHMGMSDLPWPPPTPSISSPVEPSSSSSSSSSSSSSYCLGRTLFVSYFSEAGGRGLAAARDLVKGELILRVPRKALFTTDSAMADEKFASCVKRHRHRLSPTQMLIVCLLAEVEKGRRSRWYPYLVQLPRSYNTLANFTRFEVQSFQVEDAIWVSEKAVAMAKSEWKEAVGLMQDLDLKPQLLTFRSWLWASATVSSRTLHIPWDSAGCLCPVGDLFNYAAPDEDSSHEMSDSKQETTSLSIQLLEHSSQEGTVHDADQPDGFMQRLTDGGYEENMNSYCFYARKRYKKGEQVLLGYGTYTNLELLEHYGFVLKENPNDKAFIELKAEVCTSSSWPRDSLYIQHDGVPSFALLCALRLWATPMNLRRTVGNRVYSGSIVSVENEVLIMKWLAKHCTDILARLKTTIGEDSMLLSTVDKMIDHPSCLSSTVVLPHTSELREFFEAHGLTMEVADYIGMPVKARRSLERWKLAIQWRLAYKKMLQGCVFYCENLICCLSSQHV, via the exons ATGGGTGAAGCGGCTGAAGAGGGCGGCGGCAGAGGAGATGAAGGCATGGCCGCCCTCCTCAAGTGGGCGGCGCATATGGGCATGTCAGACTTGCCGTGGCCTCCTCCCACGCCTTCTATCTCCTCCCCTGTGGagccgtcttcttcttcttcttcttcttcttcttcttcttcttcttattgtcTGGGGCGTACCCTCTTCGTGTCCTACTTCTCTGAAGCCGGCGG GCGAGGACTGGCTGCCGCCCGTGACCTTGTGAAGGGGGAGTTGATACTAAGAGTTCCAAGGAAGGCTCTTTTTACGACTGACAGCGCGATGGCTGATGAAAAGTTTGCATCTTGCGTCAAGAGGCACCGGCATCGTCTCTCTCCCACTCAG ATGCTAATTGTATGTCTATTGGCTGAGGTGGAAAAGGGAAGACGCTCTCGATGGTACCCTTACCTGGTGCAGTTGCCTCGCAGTTATAATACATTAGCAAATTTCACCAGATTTGAAGTTCAGTCTTTTCAA GTTGAAGATGCTATTTGGGTTTCTGAGAAGGCTGTTGCCATGGCAAAGTCAGAGTGGAAAGAAGCTGTTGGCTTGATGCAGGACCTGGACCTTAAACCTCAACTCTTAACTTTTAGGTCATGGCTTTGGGCTTCAGCCACT GTATCTTCTCGTACATTACATATACCATGGGATAGTGCTGGTTGCTTATGCCCTGTTGGTGATTTGTTTAATTATGCTGCACCTGATGAGGACAGTTCCCATGAAATGTCTGACAGTAAGCAAGAAACTACTAGCTTGAGTATTCAACTGCTCGAGCATAGCAGTCAGGAGGGGACGGTTCATGATGCTGACCAGCCTGATGGTTTCATGCAAAGGTTGACAGATGGTGGATACGAGGAAAATATGAATTCGTATTGCTTTTATGCAAGGAAAAGATATAAAAAGGGGGAGCAG GTTCTTCTTGGTTATGGAACATACACTAACTTAGAACTCTTAGAGCATTATGGTTTTGTACTGAAAGAAAATCCAAACGACAAGGCATTCATCGAGTTAAAGGCTGAAGTATGCACATCAAGTAGTTGGCCCAGAGATTCTCTGTACATCCAACATGATGGAGTCCCTTCATTCGCCTTGCTATGTGCTCTACGCTTGTGGGCTACACCTATGAACCTTCGTAGAACAGTTGGGAATCGAGTTTATAGCGGATCTATAGTGTCAGTGGAGAACGAGGTGTTGATCATGAAATGGTTGGCTAAACACTGCACTGACATATTGGCGAGATTGAAGACCACAATAGGTGAAGACAGCATGTTATTGAGTACAGTCGACAAAATGATAGACCATCCTTCCTGTCTGAGTTCAACAGTGGTGCTACCTCATACGAGTGAGCTCAGGGAGTTCTTCGAAGCTCATGGCCTCACAATGGAAGTTGCTGATTACATTGGAATGCCGGTAAAGGCCAGGAGATCCCTGGAGAGATGGAAATTGGCTATACAATGGAGATTGGCCTATAAGAAGATGTTGCAGGGTTGTGTTTTTTACTGTGAAAATTTAATTTGCTGCCTGTCTTCGCAGCATGTTTGA